ACCGCGCCCGCGGTTCTGCAAGAGCTGGAGCTGGGCCTCGCCGCCGAACTGAACCGCAAGCACCTTGCCGACCGCGCGACCGCCTCCGACCTGGCCGCCCGCATGCAATCGTTCGAAACCGCTTTTCGCATGCAAGCCGAAGCGCCCGAGGCGTTCGACTTGTCGAAAGAGCCTGACAGCACGCTGCAAATGTACGGACTGGCGCGCGGCCAGACCGATAGCTTCGGCTGGCAATGTCTCATTGCCCGGCGGCTCGCCCAGCGCGGCGTGCGCTTCATTGAATTGATCGACAGCGGTTCATCGGGCAACTGGGACTCGCACGGCAATATGGCCGATCACGGTCCTTTGGCCAAGAAGATCGACCAGCCGATCGCGGCGCTGCTCAAGGATCTCAAGCGTGAAGGAATGCTCGATGAGACGCTCGTCGTGTGGACCACTGAGTTCGGCCGCACGCCTGGGATCGACGGCGACCAGGGCCGGGGCCATCACAGCGCGTGCTTTTCCTCGTGGCTGGCAGGAGGCGGCGTCAAGGGCGGGATGGTACATGGTGAGACGGACGAGCTCGGCGCGACGGTCGTCAAAGACCGCGTTCACTTTCACGACTTCCATGCCACGCTTTTGCACCTCTTGGGCTTCGACCACACGCGTCTGACGTATCGCCACGCCGGCCGCGACTATCGCCTGACCGACGTGCAAGGCCGCGTCGTCGAACAGATCGTCAGCTAACATCACCAATGAGAACCAATCACGTCAAAGCGCCCTGGTCCGGATACTCGACGCTTGCCGCCGTCATAACAAAGTGCCCGGCTTCATGGCAGGCGATG
The sequence above is drawn from the Pirellulales bacterium genome and encodes:
- a CDS encoding DUF1501 domain-containing protein, producing the protein MSTSLSAFRHHPTRRDCLRSLLGASLVFPGILSELLAGDSQPAAAPAGPLAPKPPHFPGKAKRVIFLFSTGGVSHMDTFDFKPELFKADGKKTGIGGGLSNQQRVLLKPRWEFKPGGKCGTLVSDLFPHIRECMDDICLIRSMKSDDNEHYQATLAMHTGSLFFSRPSLGAWVSYGLGTENQNLPSFIVLAPHLPYAGTQVYANDFLPAYYQGTRVVPGGEPIANLRPRTAPAVLQELELGLAAELNRKHLADRATASDLAARMQSFETAFRMQAEAPEAFDLSKEPDSTLQMYGLARGQTDSFGWQCLIARRLAQRGVRFIELIDSGSSGNWDSHGNMADHGPLAKKIDQPIAALLKDLKREGMLDETLVVWTTEFGRTPGIDGDQGRGHHSACFSSWLAGGGVKGGMVHGETDELGATVVKDRVHFHDFHATLLHLLGFDHTRLTYRHAGRDYRLTDVQGRVVEQIVS